One genomic segment of Thalassospiraceae bacterium LMO-SO8 includes these proteins:
- a CDS encoding DUF4910 domain-containing protein, with protein MTIEFSFTGADIYALAEELFPIHRSITGNGVRRTHDIIRKVIPGLVSHEIPSGTKCFDWTLPDEWNATEAYIADMDGRRVLDIQDNNLHLANYSVAVDDVVTRAGLETHLRSLPDMPDAIPYVTTYFDRTWIFCLTERQKQTLTDDRYRVVVKSTLAPGALTYGELLIPGRLKDEILIHTYTCHPAMGNNETSGMAVTAYLARAIEDMPDRRYSYRIVYAPETIGAVAYISRNLEALRRSVIAGFVMTCVGDDRAWSLLPARRAGCLTERAARYALEKILGVPYTAYSYLDRGSDERQYCAPGINLPVVSIMRSKYGAYPEYHTSLDDMSVLSPAGLWGGFIATYRAIEIIERNETLVTTVLCEPWLSPRGLRMPLKDGKTLDNFSRTVSHLVGYSDGTIDLLALAELTGLPFHDLVLVADSLKDQGLLKPVGETPSPDQLTS; from the coding sequence GTGACCATCGAGTTTTCCTTCACCGGCGCTGATATCTACGCGCTTGCGGAAGAGCTGTTTCCCATCCACCGTTCCATCACCGGCAACGGCGTTCGTCGGACCCATGACATCATCCGCAAGGTAATCCCCGGGCTTGTCAGCCACGAGATCCCGAGCGGCACCAAATGCTTCGACTGGACGCTTCCCGACGAATGGAACGCCACTGAAGCATATATCGCAGACATGGACGGGCGACGTGTACTCGATATTCAGGACAACAACCTGCACCTCGCCAATTATTCGGTGGCTGTCGACGACGTGGTGACCCGCGCGGGCCTGGAAACGCATCTCCGCAGTCTGCCGGATATGCCGGATGCCATTCCCTACGTGACGACATACTTTGACCGCACCTGGATATTCTGCCTGACAGAGCGCCAGAAGCAGACACTGACGGACGACCGGTATCGCGTCGTGGTCAAATCCACACTCGCGCCTGGTGCGCTGACCTACGGTGAATTACTGATTCCCGGCCGACTCAAAGACGAAATTCTGATCCATACCTACACCTGCCATCCCGCGATGGGAAACAACGAAACCTCCGGGATGGCAGTGACCGCCTACCTCGCACGGGCGATCGAGGACATGCCGGATCGCCGATACAGCTATCGTATCGTCTATGCACCGGAAACCATCGGGGCCGTCGCCTACATAAGCCGCAACCTGGAAGCGTTGCGGCGGTCCGTGATCGCTGGGTTCGTCATGACCTGCGTTGGCGACGATCGTGCATGGTCGCTTCTGCCGGCGCGACGGGCGGGGTGCCTGACGGAGCGCGCGGCCCGATATGCGCTCGAGAAGATTTTGGGCGTCCCCTACACGGCCTATTCCTATCTTGACCGCGGGTCCGACGAACGCCAGTACTGTGCGCCGGGAATAAACCTGCCTGTCGTCTCGATCATGCGCAGCAAGTACGGCGCCTATCCGGAATACCACACATCGCTGGACGACATGTCCGTGCTATCGCCTGCCGGCTTGTGGGGCGGGTTCATTGCGACATATCGCGCCATCGAGATCATCGAACGCAACGAGACCTTGGTAACGACGGTACTGTGCGAACCTTGGCTGAGTCCACGCGGGCTGCGCATGCCGCTGAAGGACGGCAAAACACTCGACAACTTCTCGCGCACCGTTTCCCACTTGGTCGGATACAGCGACGGCACAATAGACCTTTTAGCTCTCGCCGAACTCACCGGTCTACCGTTCCACGATCTCGTCCTGGTAGCCGATTCCCTGAAAGACCAGGGGCTCCTGAAGCCGGTCGGCGAAACGCCGTCCCCGGATCAATTGACGTCCTGA
- a CDS encoding AAC(3) family N-acetyltransferase, translated as MMQEADARSALDAILDHLNIGAGQAIMLHSDMSGVPLPKITAPLTPSGLRQQRDQLCRFVYDALIERLGDSGTLVVPTFTYSTSAPGNAFHLESTPSEVGPLSEFVRCQAGAYRSLHPIFSIAAIGALAATLTENAGPAAFGQNSPWQRFSEHDVRIITLGTPFRTSATYVHHLEQCFGSPHRFHKVLDTAVFQNGIQIEGTWLAYLRFRSVDLDIDLVRFEAALRDDGALLETDWNGKTSSAVDVKNVDRVGYGMLQSDPWAFTNRRVVMEIQESISADGPSASSHAKFELKLISSE; from the coding sequence ATGATGCAGGAAGCTGACGCCCGTTCCGCGCTCGACGCTATTCTGGACCATTTGAATATCGGGGCCGGGCAGGCAATCATGCTTCATTCGGACATGAGCGGAGTTCCCCTGCCGAAAATCACCGCGCCGCTCACGCCGTCCGGACTGCGCCAACAAAGAGATCAACTGTGCCGGTTCGTATATGATGCACTGATCGAAAGGTTGGGGGACTCCGGAACGCTGGTCGTCCCCACGTTCACCTATTCAACAAGCGCGCCAGGCAACGCCTTTCACCTTGAATCCACCCCATCGGAGGTCGGCCCGCTTTCCGAGTTCGTCAGATGCCAAGCAGGCGCCTACCGGTCCTTGCATCCAATTTTCTCTATCGCCGCAATCGGCGCCCTGGCGGCAACGCTCACTGAAAACGCGGGTCCCGCGGCCTTCGGCCAGAACAGTCCTTGGCAACGATTTTCCGAACACGACGTCCGGATCATCACCTTGGGGACCCCGTTTCGGACGTCTGCGACCTACGTTCATCATTTAGAGCAATGCTTCGGGTCTCCGCACCGGTTTCACAAAGTCCTGGATACAGCCGTATTTCAGAACGGGATTCAGATCGAGGGAACCTGGCTTGCCTACCTCCGATTTCGAAGTGTCGACCTCGACATCGATCTCGTTCGGTTCGAAGCTGCGCTTCGTGACGACGGGGCTCTGCTTGAGACCGATTGGAATGGAAAAACCAGTTCTGCTGTCGACGTGAAGAATGTTGATCGTGTCGGTTACGGAATGCTGCAGTCCGATCCATGGGCGTTCACCAATCGGCGCGTCGTCATGGAGATTCAGGAATCCATTTCGGCCGATGGGCCCAGCGCCAGTTCTCACGCAAAGTTCGAGCTCAAACTCATTTCGTCGGAGTAG
- a CDS encoding HAD-IIIC family phosphatase, producing the protein MTYLEAQKALRAVSGRQKTTVRMIGSCTLDSICLFTRAAFARSGVNLAIDTIPYGTLHQHLASVHDDTEEIAFILPWDLCGALDWRGGVPKVDAELDLLLDNAAQTMQMLRHRCKEMIVYVDAPVLPVFRNTHDQVRLSSGLRVAADAMQAVILPASFFSMAAYLTSGEPISGTHLARTGSAIFDRIRAVTERGGKKVLVTDLDNCLWHGIVGEDGPDGVSADPEGRSYRHFIYQSFLRRLSEDGIILAVASRNDPDLARSPLERSEMQLNPDDFAAIEAGYGAKSAAVRSISAALNLGLESFVFVDDNPVELAEVASELPEVSTVLFPSDDQDLPAFFSRLNGLFHRDTLTEEDRRRQEFYRNRASLAERAKSATSVDEFLRSLHMKMEINSRTPASWSRAVQLINKTNQFNLNGRRWAESDIARILDEGGRLLTAKLTDSSGEHGEIISFLIDGHSKVRAFVMSCRVFQRRVEYAFLLALSDSLPDEIEFDFAETERNTPFSMFIDDPAFSTEDGVTRCNLRDLKEGHKFDSDLFTVERNDAGS; encoded by the coding sequence GTGACCTATCTGGAGGCACAAAAGGCCCTAAGGGCCGTGAGCGGCCGACAAAAGACAACGGTGCGAATGATCGGATCCTGTACCCTGGATTCTATCTGCCTCTTTACTCGAGCGGCCTTCGCAAGAAGCGGCGTCAATCTTGCCATTGACACCATTCCCTACGGAACGCTGCATCAGCATTTGGCGAGTGTTCATGACGACACGGAGGAGATCGCATTCATTCTGCCATGGGATTTGTGCGGCGCCTTGGATTGGCGCGGCGGGGTGCCCAAAGTTGACGCCGAACTTGACCTGCTTCTAGACAACGCGGCGCAGACGATGCAAATGCTGCGGCATCGGTGCAAGGAGATGATTGTCTATGTTGACGCACCGGTATTGCCTGTTTTCCGAAACACCCATGATCAGGTGCGCCTGAGCTCCGGGCTCCGAGTAGCCGCCGATGCCATGCAGGCCGTCATTCTTCCCGCGTCATTCTTTTCCATGGCCGCCTATCTCACGAGCGGCGAGCCCATATCTGGCACGCATCTGGCGCGGACCGGAAGCGCGATCTTCGATCGGATACGCGCGGTCACCGAACGCGGTGGAAAAAAGGTACTCGTCACCGACCTCGACAATTGCCTTTGGCACGGGATCGTTGGAGAAGATGGACCGGATGGCGTATCCGCCGATCCCGAAGGTCGTTCCTATCGCCATTTCATTTATCAATCTTTCCTGCGCCGGCTCTCCGAAGACGGGATCATACTGGCAGTTGCAAGCCGCAATGATCCCGACCTCGCGCGAAGCCCGCTTGAACGCAGCGAAATGCAACTCAATCCCGACGATTTCGCCGCAATTGAAGCCGGCTATGGCGCCAAATCAGCTGCGGTTAGGTCAATTTCTGCAGCTTTGAATTTGGGGTTGGAATCGTTTGTCTTTGTCGATGACAACCCGGTCGAACTTGCGGAAGTAGCAAGCGAGCTTCCCGAGGTAAGCACGGTCCTGTTTCCGTCGGATGACCAGGATCTGCCGGCATTTTTCTCTCGGTTGAATGGCCTGTTCCATCGCGACACCCTGACCGAGGAAGACCGACGGCGGCAAGAGTTCTATCGAAATCGAGCATCTCTTGCAGAACGCGCGAAAAGCGCAACGTCGGTAGATGAGTTCCTCCGAAGCCTTCACATGAAGATGGAGATAAACTCCCGCACCCCCGCATCATGGTCGCGTGCGGTTCAGTTGATCAACAAGACCAACCAATTCAATCTCAACGGTCGGAGATGGGCCGAAAGCGACATTGCGCGGATTTTGGACGAAGGCGGACGACTGCTCACTGCCAAGCTGACTGACAGTTCGGGCGAGCATGGGGAAATTATCTCGTTCCTCATTGACGGTCATTCCAAGGTTCGGGCATTCGTCATGTCCTGCCGAGTGTTCCAGCGTCGGGTCGAATACGCGTTCCTATTGGCCCTGTCCGACAGCCTTCCCGACGAAATTGAGTTCGACTTCGCGGAGACCGAACGCAATACGCCATTCTCGATGTTCATTGACGATCCCGCCTTTTCGACGGAAGACGGCGTAACGCGTTGCAATCTTCGAGACCTGAAAGAAGGTCATAAATTCGATTCCGACCTTTTCACCGTAGAGAGAAATGATGCAGGAAGCTGA
- a CDS encoding SDR family oxidoreductase yields the protein MTSYVFELFVEEDVLTSFAALSGDWNPLHTDPTYAAATPYRHRVLHGAYTAGLVSRMAGMHLPGKECLLHSMRLKFVAPMVPPLTLRVEGRVERQTEQGGDVSVEISNAADGRRHVEAQYSFGYHSNGSKPTSADAVRPRSEARSTRAIPEEGFVLVSGASGALGTALHDVLGERMIPLSRSDAIQTEEARTKVCNEFGPNSVSGAVHCGWPWPDNRPLIELEDSSKALSAGLIEPLAQAIGMAALLRDTGRPGATLALVGSTVGNRGRHMWRAPVYSLGKASLPTLAQILGMELSAHDRRCVCVTFDTLSGGMSEQLSAAAKVALIDKSPWGRLMTMAEAADAITWVMESSNRFISGATVDMSGCTIP from the coding sequence GTGACAAGCTACGTCTTCGAGCTTTTTGTCGAGGAAGATGTACTTACTTCCTTTGCCGCGCTGTCCGGCGACTGGAATCCACTGCATACGGACCCAACCTATGCGGCCGCGACCCCCTACAGGCATCGGGTGTTGCACGGCGCATACACCGCAGGCTTGGTGTCGCGAATGGCGGGCATGCACTTGCCTGGAAAGGAATGCCTCTTACACAGCATGCGTTTGAAGTTTGTTGCTCCAATGGTCCCGCCGCTTACCCTTCGCGTCGAGGGCCGGGTTGAACGGCAAACCGAACAAGGGGGTGATGTCTCTGTTGAGATCTCCAACGCAGCTGACGGTCGGCGGCATGTCGAGGCACAGTATTCCTTCGGCTATCATTCCAACGGGTCCAAACCGACATCGGCAGATGCTGTACGCCCTCGATCAGAGGCGCGTTCGACCCGGGCAATTCCGGAAGAGGGTTTCGTTCTGGTCTCCGGTGCGTCAGGTGCCTTGGGGACTGCGTTGCATGATGTGCTCGGCGAGCGGATGATCCCGCTCTCCCGGTCCGATGCAATCCAAACAGAAGAGGCCCGAACGAAGGTTTGTAACGAGTTCGGCCCCAACAGCGTGAGTGGAGCCGTACATTGCGGCTGGCCGTGGCCCGACAATCGGCCGTTGATCGAACTGGAGGACTCGTCCAAGGCGCTTTCGGCTGGTCTGATTGAGCCTTTGGCCCAGGCGATCGGCATGGCTGCGCTTCTCAGAGACACAGGCCGCCCAGGTGCGACATTGGCCCTGGTCGGATCCACCGTTGGCAACCGGGGCAGACACATGTGGCGGGCACCGGTCTACTCCCTAGGCAAAGCAAGCCTGCCGACTCTTGCCCAGATTCTCGGCATGGAACTCAGCGCACATGACAGGCGTTGCGTTTGCGTGACGTTCGATACCCTATCGGGCGGCATGAGTGAACAGCTGTCGGCGGCGGCGAAGGTCGCCCTGATTGACAAGTCGCCCTGGGGACGGCTTATGACGATGGCCGAGGCCGCTGACGCCATTACCTGGGTCATGGAAAGTTCGAACCGCTTCATTTCCGGCGCCACCGTGGACATGAGTGGATGCACAATCCCGTGA
- a CDS encoding acyl carrier protein, with protein sequence MNSETQEKLKQIFLIVLDQPDDTDVGQLRQIGCSKWDSLATVSLVAAVESEFGVDLNTAQRERFTSYQSVALLIDEILT encoded by the coding sequence ATGAATTCAGAAACCCAAGAGAAGCTGAAGCAAATCTTCCTGATCGTACTGGACCAGCCTGACGATACGGACGTTGGGCAGTTGCGTCAAATCGGGTGTAGCAAGTGGGACTCCCTTGCAACGGTCTCACTCGTCGCCGCTGTAGAGTCAGAATTCGGCGTCGACCTCAACACCGCGCAACGCGAGCGATTCACTTCCTACCAATCCGTTGCCCTGTTGATCGACGAGATCCTGACGTGA
- a CDS encoding SIS domain-containing protein produces MAHSQKYMKQVQQLADEIDCLAIENMVKGLAQLRNQGGRLFVLGVGGSAANASHAVNDFRKLCGIEAYAPTDNVSELTARTNDEGWESVFSAWLKISRISAKDAVFVFSVGGGNKEKNVSVNLLHALDDAKSVGAKIFGVVGRDGGHAAKVGDTVVIVPTIDPDFVTPHTEAFQAVVWHCLVSHPDLQIRATKW; encoded by the coding sequence GTGGCACATTCCCAAAAATACATGAAACAGGTTCAGCAACTGGCCGATGAAATTGACTGCCTCGCGATCGAAAACATGGTCAAGGGGCTTGCCCAGCTACGAAATCAGGGCGGCCGTCTGTTCGTACTCGGCGTCGGCGGCAGCGCGGCAAATGCCTCGCATGCAGTCAACGATTTCAGAAAGCTATGCGGCATCGAGGCCTACGCGCCGACCGACAACGTCTCTGAACTGACCGCGCGCACGAACGACGAAGGATGGGAGTCGGTGTTCTCAGCCTGGCTGAAGATTAGCCGCATATCGGCAAAGGATGCGGTCTTCGTATTTTCCGTAGGTGGTGGAAACAAAGAAAAGAACGTCAGCGTAAACCTGTTGCATGCACTGGACGACGCCAAATCAGTTGGCGCCAAAATTTTCGGCGTCGTCGGCCGCGATGGCGGACATGCGGCAAAAGTCGGAGACACGGTGGTCATTGTGCCGACAATCGATCCCGACTTTGTGACGCCGCATACTGAAGCCTTCCAGGCGGTGGTTTGGCATTGCCTTGTCTCACATCCTGATTTGCAGATTCGGGCCACGAAATGGTAG